DNA from Sphingomonas sp. R1:
AGGTGACCAGGCCGATGCCCGCCGACGGCCCGTCCTTCGGCACCGCGCCCTCCGGCAGGTGGACGTGGATGTCCTTGCGCGCGAACAGGCTCGGCTTGATGCCATAGCTCGGACTGCGCGCGCGGACGAAGCTGAACGCGGCTTCCACCGATTCCTTCATCACGTCGCCCAGCTTGCCGGTCGTCTTGATAGCGCCCTTGCCGGGGACAGTGACGCTTTCGATGGTCAGCAACTCGCCGCCCACCTCGGTCCAGGCGAGGCCGGTGACCGCACCGATCTGGTGCTCCTCTTCGCCCACGCCGAAGCGGTATTTCCGCACGCCGGCAAAGTCCGCGAGATTCTCGGGGGTGATGGTGACCTGCGTCTCCTTGCCCTCGAGGATCTTGCGCAGGCTCTTGCGGGCGAGCTTGGCGATCTCGCGCTCCAGCGTACGCACGCCCGCCTCGCGGGTGTAGTAGCGAATCAGGTCGCGCAGCCCCTCGTTGGTGAGCAGGAACTCGCCCTCCTTAAGGCCATGCGCGTCGACCTGCTTGGCGACCAAGTGCCGCTCGGCGATCTCGACCTTCTCGTCCTCGGTATAGCCCTCGAGCCGGATGATCTCCATGCGGTCGAGCAAAGGCTGCGGCAGATTGAGCGAGTTTGCCGTGCACACGAACATCACGTCCGACAGATCGATGTCGATCTCCAGATAGTGGTCGTTGAACTTGCTGTTCTGCTCCGGGTCCAGCACCTCGAGCAGCGCCGACGCGGGATCGCCGCGGAAGTCCTGGCCGAGCTTGTCGATCTCGTCGAGCAGGAACAGCGGGTTCGAGGTGCCGGCCTTTTTCAGGTTCGACACAATCTTGCCCGGCAGCGAGCCGATATAGGTGCGGCGATGGCCGCGGATCTCGGCCTCGTCGCGCACGCCGCCCAGCGACTGGCGGATGAACTCGCGGCCGGTCGCCTTTGCGATGCTCTTGCCCAGCGAGGTCTTGCCGACGCCCGGCGGGCCGACGAGGCACAGGATCGGCCCCTTCAGCTTGTTGGTGCGCGCCTGGACCGCGAGATATTCGACGATCCGGTCCTTCACCTTCTCCAGGGCATAATGATCCTGGTCGAGCACGCCCTGCGCCTCGGCAATGTCCTTCTTCAGCTTGGACTTCTTGCCCCAGGGCAGGCCCAGCAGCACGTCGAGATAGTTGCGCACGACGGTGGCCTCGGCAGACATCGGCGCCATCGTCTTGAGCTTCTTCAACTCGCCCTGCGCCTTGGCGCGCGCTTCCTTGGAGAGCTTGAGCGTGGCGATCTTCTGGGTGAGTTCGGCGACCTCGTCGCCCTCGCCCTCTTCGCCCTCATTGCCCAACTCGCGCTGGATCGCCTTGAGCTGCTCGTTGAGGTAGTACTCGCGCTGCGTCTTCTCCATCTGGCGCTTGACGCGGCTGCGGATCTTCTTCTCGACCTGCAGCACGCCCAGCTCACCTTCCATGAAGGCGAAAACCATCTCGAGACGCTTCTGGGGGTCGTTTTCGACCAGCAAGGCCTGCTTGTCGGCGACCTTGACCGAGATGTTCGCGGCAACCGCGTCGGCCAAGCGCGACGGATCCTCCAGTTCGCCCAGCTGCACGGCGGTCTCGGCCGGCAGCTTGCGGTTGAGCTTTGCGTAATTCTCGAACTGCTCGACCACCGAGCGCATCAGCGCCTTCAGCTCGGGGCTGAGATCCTCCGGCTTGAGGTTTGAAACGGCGTCGTCGACGCCCTCCTGCGCGGCCTCGAGCGAGGTGT
Protein-coding regions in this window:
- the lon gene encoding endopeptidase La produces the protein MKQSYPVLPLRDIVVFPHMIVPLFVGRDKSVAALEAAMAADKEIFLVAQLDPAEDDPGREDLYDTGVSAEVLQLLKLPDGTVRVLVAGKERGNLLSIEETGAYLTAHVEPVEEGDTSLEAAQEGVDDAVSNLKPEDLSPELKALMRSVVEQFENYAKLNRKLPAETAVQLGELEDPSRLADAVAANISVKVADKQALLVENDPQKRLEMVFAFMEGELGVLQVEKKIRSRVKRQMEKTQREYYLNEQLKAIQRELGNEGEEGEGDEVAELTQKIATLKLSKEARAKAQGELKKLKTMAPMSAEATVVRNYLDVLLGLPWGKKSKLKKDIAEAQGVLDQDHYALEKVKDRIVEYLAVQARTNKLKGPILCLVGPPGVGKTSLGKSIAKATGREFIRQSLGGVRDEAEIRGHRRTYIGSLPGKIVSNLKKAGTSNPLFLLDEIDKLGQDFRGDPASALLEVLDPEQNSKFNDHYLEIDIDLSDVMFVCTANSLNLPQPLLDRMEIIRLEGYTEDEKVEIAERHLVAKQVDAHGLKEGEFLLTNEGLRDLIRYYTREAGVRTLEREIAKLARKSLRKILEGKETQVTITPENLADFAGVRKYRFGVGEEEHQIGAVTGLAWTEVGGELLTIESVTVPGKGAIKTTGKLGDVMKESVEAAFSFVRARSPSYGIKPSLFARKDIHVHLPEGAVPKDGPSAGIGLVTSIVSTLTGVAVRKDVAMTGEVTLRGRVLPIGGLKEKLLAALRGGIKMVLIPEENEKDLAEIPANIREGLEIVPVSHVDEVLRLALTEPLTAIDWSDADELATQPPAGVPAIGDALHH